The Scomber japonicus isolate fScoJap1 chromosome 13, fScoJap1.pri, whole genome shotgun sequence genome includes a window with the following:
- the si:ch1073-224n8.1 gene encoding zinc finger and BTB domain-containing protein 17, which translates to MTSRRTGYSTGSMDSSTASSGGSVHGGNRKQSIINIPDRPGPESCYERKADKAGYGASHGGVTVTSLKSRLAPTIQTAMSAAVDTLLGEVVLVLNETQQELLHKEEENERLKVRLEVSERELKALQECLCSAQKLIDQLQGSYTGPQTISQSVFAPSLSSMASMTAGLDRDHQNPRNVNGAGVDMGLGGSVDESLHGFEPRDDYKMCQLSIQPDGSVTNHALDSFTSNASHMCSDTSRPDERASQGPGGASRFEIKEEQGSGQSGRKEPGMRNDNRDAEGSSHSVGDLGYVQVGGDGGSQRSFTHPLRHQRQVRECTSALQQGGLDGQKSMVRTSGAGRGDSISPGRVEDSAGPSVSDPIGEPSGDRPHHCLECGKTFRLISSLKKHIRIHTGEKPYPCAVCGRRFRESGALKTHLRIHTGEKPYSCSECGNCFRHLDGLRKHRRTHTGEKPYVCAICGKRLSRLQHLKHHQLIHTGERPCCCPFCNRSFKEPAALRKHIRTHREEGGHMGIGASDDTDPDAIDDINNLHPAAPSPQMRFGEWGAEEDDTSVVDCV; encoded by the exons ATGACTTCCAGGAGGACGGGCTACAGTACCGGTAGCATGGACTCCTCTACGGCGAGCAGCGGCGGCTCCGTCCATGGTGGAAACCGTAAACAGAGTATCATCAACATCCCCGACAGGCCCGGGCCAGAGTCCTGCTACGAGAGGAAAGCGGACAAGGCTGGATACGGAGCTTCGCACGGTGGCGTGACGGTAACGTCCCTGAAATCCCGTCTCGCACCCACCATCCAGACTGCCATGTCCGCCGCGGTCGATACCCTCCTTGGCGAGGTGGTGCTAGTGCTCAATGAGACTCAGCAAGAGCTTCTGCACAAGGAAGAAGAGAATGAGAGACTCAAAGTGCGCCTTGAAGTGTCCGAGAGGGAGCTGAAGGCTTTGCAGGAGTGTCTGTGCAGCGCTCAGAAGCTCATAGACCAGCTGCAGGGCTCATACACTGGCCCCCAGaccatcagtcagtcagtctttgCCCCATCACTGTCTTCCATGGCCTCAATGACTGCAGGCTTGGACCGGGACCACCAGAACCCTCGAAATGTGAATGGAGCAGGTGTTGATATGGGTCTTGGTGGATCTGTGGATGAATCACTTCATGGGTTTGAGCCAAGAGATGACTACAAAATGTGCCAGCTTTCAATCCAACCAGATGGCTCTGTGACTAACCATGCTCTGGACTCCTTTACATCTAATGCCTCTCATATGTGCTCTGATACCAGCAGACCAG ATGAGAGGGCATCTCAGGGACCAGGTGGAGCATCTAGGTTTGAGATTAAAGAGGAGCAAGGCTCCGGTCAGTCTGGCAGGAAGGAGCCTGGGATGCGAAATGACAACAGAGATGCAGAAGGATCATCCCACAGCGTGGGTGACCTCGGATATGTTCAAGTTGGAGGGGATGGAGGTTCCCAGCGTTCCTTTACTCATCCTCTGCGTCACCAAAGACAAGTGCGAGAATGCACCAGTGCCTTGCAACAAGGGGGACTTGATGGACAAAAGTCAATGGTTCGGACTTCTGGAGCTGGGAGAGGAGACAGCATTTCTCCCGGCCGAGTGGAGGACTCAGCAGGACCTTCTGTCTCTGACCCAATAGGGGAGCCATCTGGAGATCGGCCCCACCACTGCTTGGAGTGTGGAAAGACCTTCCGCCTGATCTCAAGCCTGAAGAAGCACATTCGCATCCACACCGGGGAGAAGCCCTACCCATGCGCGGTTTGTGGCCGCCGTTTCCGTGAGTCAGGTGCCCTTAAGACCCACCTGCGcatacacacaggtgagaaacCGTACTCTTGTTCAGAGTGTGGAAACTGTTTCCGCCACTTGGACGGTTTGCGCaaacacagacgcacacatacAGGGGAGAAACCGTATGTGTGCGCCATCTGCGGGAAACGCTTGAGCCGCCTGCAGCACCTCAAACACCACCAGCTCATCCACACCGGAGAGAGACCGTGCTGCTGCCCCTTCTGCAACCGTAGCTTCAAGGAGCCTGCGGCGCTGAGGAAGCACATCCGTACACACAGGGAGGAAGGCGGTCACATGGGGATTGGTGCCAGTGATGACACGGACCCAGATGCCATAGATGACATTAACAACCTTCATCCGGCGGCTCCGTCCCCACAGATGAGGTTTGGGGAGTGGGGTGCAGAGGAGGATGACACTTCAGTTGTGGACTGTGTGTAA